One Suricata suricatta isolate VVHF042 chromosome X, meerkat_22Aug2017_6uvM2_HiC, whole genome shotgun sequence genomic region harbors:
- the USP26 gene encoding ubiquitin carboxyl-terminal hydrolase 26 — protein sequence MATVMAHGFVQFWSIKMGISRPQEAYIGTMGRKNNKLLVYFITGGYTTFQLHNNIKNVTLRSYGENQNNLHVIFQNNVFLFIERLSSREAKELKMFLNRVRRNNNKPSKGHVKDGAIIVSTVTPNKINKNSFQEVDNEPSSESFETGEGSGTPASKSSTLTCNDLPESGHGKKKRVLPSGSKAAGKFLKKTSSVRDEKSKKNPLKHVIHNKKNQLRLTLLKSKKLTFEHLFNTSSIGNLYLYDSSLLLKFFEKVYLRFLLAEKYNVPKSEWESFKTTLEFYPEKLLQGFPNLGNTCYMNTILQTLFLIPTFVDDLFSKDFPWGKIPLHALSICLAQLFVFRDIPDIKIKKRLLVNVKNTVSSMAKVFSSNGQNDAHEFLSHCLDQTKENMKKLNIIWKATIESEAENPAQQIFAGSAATRVLVCPIISNFEFELLVSITCQSCGNAVLKTEVNNYLSINLPQGMSPPLSIISAFNFYFTSELLAYTCEKCQHTKSVLRHEFSRLPRVLIVHLKRSIFGELWLLKKDNQKVLIPTCLAVSPYCSESTEPPFPVSKDVLTREFQILKVFESMNSENDFLSTYSRKLTLASNDSLIPHIGPDKESEPQKSQNLCEESEGKQKEDLGKCPKLNIRESELVNLGEEAVTKKELSAADLMTDLEATSLSQIQEDEGKPTSGPDKYLAEVYLQEMFENLKRKKDETTNILVDFKSGTETTEDFYRREKRVPKEFQKLTEETQQGDWMKTYEETLQQTLSRTLEKPHAQGYGENLRRPAELSIQKASEKSLGASGSNKNSENKEFLDEEKSETEATNLESNAEMSDLHTYRLIAVVSHLGKSRNSGHYISDVYDFESQMWFTYDDLEVLSIPEHVMQKARLCTGYIFFYMHNDIFEELLKREKNFQSLNTEAGKSPQEE from the coding sequence ATGGCTACTGTAATGGCACATGGTTTTGTCCAGTTCTGGAGCATTAAGATGGGGATATCTAGGCCCCAAGAAGCATACATTGGAACAATgggaagaaagaataataaactgCTGGTCTATTTCATCACTGGAGGATATACAACTTTTCAACTAcacaataatattaaaaatgtgacGCTTAGATCCTatggagaaaaccaaaataacctgcatgtaattttccaaaataatgttttcttgtttattgaaAGATTATCTTCCAGAGAGGCTAAAGAGTTGAAGATGTTCCTGAATAGAGTCCGTcgaaataataataaaccatcCAAGGGACATGTTAAGGATGGAGCGATCATTGTCAGCACAGTAACACcgaataaaatcaacaaaaattcaTTTCAGGAAGTGGATAATGAGCCAAGTAGTGAATCTTTTGAGACAGGAGAAGGAAGTGGAACACCTGCATCAAAGTCATCAACACTTACTTGCAATGATTTACCAGAAAGTGGAcatgggaagaagaaaagagtgtTACCATCTGGTTCAAAGGCGGCTGGGAAATTCCTGAAGAAAACTAGCTCTGTAAGAGATGAGAAATCCAAGAAAAATCCCTTGAAGCATGTAATCCACAATAAGAAGAACCAATTGAGGTTAACATTGTTAAAAAGTAAGAAGTTAACATTTGAACACTTATTCAACACCAGTTCTATTGGAAACCTTTACCTGTATGACTCCAGTCTTCTCTTGAAGTTTTTTGAGAAAGTATATTTGAGATTTCTGTTGGCAGAAAAGTATAATGTACCTAAGTCAGAGTGGGAGAGCTTCAAGACGACCCTTGAATTTTACCCAGAGAAACTCCTGCAAGGCTTCCCCAACTTGGGAAACACCTGTTACATGAACACAATTTTACAGACCTTATTTTTGATTCCCACTTTTGTTGATGATTTATTCAGTAAGGATTTCCCATGGGGTAAAATTCCCCTTCATGCTCTTAGCATATGTTTAGCACAGCTGTTTGTTTTCAGAGATATTCCTGACATAAAAATCAAGAAGAGATTACTTGTGAATGTTAAAAACACCGTATCATCAATGGCAAAGGTTTTCTCCAGCAACGGACAAAATGATGCTCATGAGTTTTTAAGTCACTGTTTAGATCAAACGAAAGAGAACATGAAGAAATTAAACATCATATGGAAGGCTACAATTGAATCTGAAGCGGAGAATCCAGCTCAACAGATCTTTGCTGGAAGTGCTGCCACCCGAGTGCTCGTTTGTCCTATCATCAGTAATTTTGAGTTTGAGTTGCTGGTCTCTATTACTTGTCAAAGCTGTGGTAATGCTGTTCTCAAGACCGAAGTGAATAATTATCTCTCCATCAACCTTCCACAAGGAATGTCACCTCCTTTGTCTATTATCTCtgcttttaatttctatttcaccTCCGAACTGCTTGCGTATACTTGTGAGAAATGTCAGCATACGAAATCTGTTTTGAGGCACGAATTTAGTAGGCTACCCAGGGTTCTTATTGTTCATCTGAAACGTTCTATCTTTGGTGAGTTATGGTTGCTAAAGAAGGATAACCAGAAAGTCCTTATTCCCACGTGTTTAGCGGTATCACCTTATTGCAGTGAAAGTACCGAACCACCTTTTCCCGTGAGCAAGGATGTGTTAACTAGGGAGTTCCAAATCCTGAAAGTCTTTGAAAGcatgaattctgaaaatgacttTCTATCAACATATTCAAGAAAGCTGACCTTGGCATCCAATGATTCCCTGATTCCACACATTGGACCGGACAAAGAATCTGAACCTCAAAAAAGCCAGAATCTCTGTGAAGAGTCagagggaaaacagaaagaagaccTGGGGAAGTGTCCTAAACTGAATATAAGGGAGTCTGAATTGGTAAACTTAGGAGAGGAAGCAGTCACTAAAAAAGAGCTATCAGCTGCTGACTTAATGACGGATCTTGAAGCAACGTCCCTTTCTCAGATCCAGGAAGATGAAGGTAAACCCACCAGTGGTCCAGACAAGTATCTTGCAGAAGTTTATCTTCAGGAAATGTTTGAAAATCTAAAACGAAAGAAAGATGAGACAACTAATATACTTGTAGATTTCAAGAGTGGCACTGAGACTACTGAAGATTTTTATAGACGTGAAAAAAGAGTTCCAAAAGAATTCCAAAAACTGACTGAAGAGACCCAGCAGGGTGACTGGATGAAAACCTATGAAGAAACCCTTCAGCAGACACTGTCTCGAACCTTGGAGAAGCCACATGCCCAGGGGTATGGAGAAAACCTCAGAAGACCTGCAGAATTAAGTATCCAGAAGGCCAGTGAGAAATCCCTAGGGGCATCAGGTTCcaataaaaactctgaaaacaaagaatttttagaTGAGGAGAAGTCAGAAACTGAAGCCACAAACCTAGAAAGCAATGCTGAGATGAGCGATCTCCATACCTATCGCCTCATTGCTGTTGTCAGCCATCTTGGGAAGTCCCGAAATTCAGGCCATTATATCAGTGATGTCTATGACTTTGAGAGTCAAATGTGGTTCACTTACGATGATCTAGAGGTATTGAGTATCCCAGAGCATGTCATGCAGAAGGCTAGGCTTTGCACCGGGTACATCTTCTTTTACATGCACAATGATATTTTTGAAGAGCTgttgaaaagggaaaagaacttTCAGTCTCTTAACACAGAGGCAGGGAAGTCCCCTCAGGAGGAATAA